In Rhodobacter xanthinilyticus, a single window of DNA contains:
- a CDS encoding Na+/H+ antiporter subunit C: MEALVASAIGLMTAAGIYLILRLRTFPVVLGMSLLSYAVNVFLFATGRLAVNMPPILEHAGAATPGYTDPVPQALVLTAIVISFGMTAVVVMLSLGAFIEAGDDSIDLGPEEKTK, encoded by the coding sequence ATGGAAGCTCTTGTCGCAAGCGCGATCGGCCTGATGACGGCAGCGGGGATCTACCTGATCTTGCGGCTGCGCACCTTCCCGGTGGTTCTGGGGATGTCGCTTCTGTCCTATGCGGTCAACGTCTTCCTGTTCGCGACCGGCCGGCTCGCGGTCAACATGCCGCCGATCCTCGAACATGCGGGCGCGGCGACCCCGGGCTATACCGACCCGGTGCCGCAGGCGCTCGTGCTCACCGCGATCGTGATTTCCTTCGGGATGACGGCGGTCGTCGTGATGCTCTCGCTCGGCGCCTTCATCGAGGCGGGCGATGACAGTATCGACCTCGGGCCGGAGGAGAAAACGAAATGA
- a CDS encoding monovalent cation/H+ antiporter subunit A has translation MSPALIAALPFLGALLPGLLIRTGRTNTAFAAGLTTGLALLGLLLHLPEVLAGGVVKSQIDWLPAIGLNAHFMIDGLGMLFATLILGIGLLIILYARYYLVKTDPAGQFYTYLLLFQGAMVGIVLSDNILLLLIFWELTSLSSFLLIGFWKHLPEGRQGARMALTVTGLGGLSMIAGMLILGHIAGSYNISEILQHREAIQSSELYLPALLLILGGAFTKSAQFPFHFWLPHAMAAPTPVSAYLHSATMVKAGLFLMARLWPVLAGTPEWFYIVATVGLVTMLIGAKIAIFKDDLKALLAFSTVSHLGLITFLLGLGTKAAAVAAVFHIVNHATFKAALFMSAGIVDHETHTRDLSRLGGLRHLMPITATIATLAALSMAGIPLFNGFLSKEMMLEEAAHTVWAGVPWLVPAVAALAAVFSAAYSFRFIQHGFFGPVRDDYPLKPHDPSFGMWASPAFLVVLVVLIGLMPMTFAGWIVEMAANAVVGGDLHMHPIKHWHGFTPALAMSLVAVIGGLAILAGFAPLKRLWEATPRPEAKAIFDAIVGVAARAATALTAGLHNGAMARYLMLFTLGALGAGVWAWMGGTQGPVLREMLPVTPVAVVGWLMAVVATGCVIAFHHNRFLALVLISIVGLIVSISFLYLSAPDLALTQISVEVVTAVLMLLALNFLPKTTKVESSKLKIGFDATVAIAAGLAVGGLIYALLMRDFAFPTMAAYHLAKSYELGGGDNVVNVILVDFRGYDTYGEVTVLGIAALSIFALTEALLNGTASRKLIAWRPDMVRGGDKHPLILLVATRVMMPIALLVGVFIFLRGHNLPGGGFIAGLVVSIALVMQYMASGFAWTQARQKVYYHALIAMGVLAAGVTGAGAWFNGMPFLTSDFGYVKLPGLEKFELATAAGFDLGVFLGVVGSVMLALGGLSRLARRAAAMDEERGAHIVAEKPEAREVAAAASVAYPDGTPLPRRWLAAREEKR, from the coding sequence ATGTCGCCTGCCCTGATTGCCGCCTTGCCCTTCCTCGGGGCGCTGCTCCCCGGCCTGCTGATCCGCACCGGCCGCACCAACACCGCCTTCGCCGCCGGGCTGACCACCGGGCTTGCGCTTCTCGGGCTGCTGTTGCACCTGCCCGAGGTGCTCGCGGGCGGGGTCGTGAAAAGCCAGATCGACTGGCTCCCCGCGATCGGGCTCAACGCGCATTTCATGATCGACGGTCTGGGCATGCTGTTTGCCACGCTGATCCTCGGGATTGGCCTGCTGATCATCCTCTATGCGCGTTACTATCTGGTGAAGACCGATCCGGCGGGGCAGTTCTACACCTATCTGCTGCTCTTCCAGGGCGCGATGGTGGGCATCGTCCTGTCCGATAACATCTTGCTTTTGCTGATTTTCTGGGAGCTCACCTCGCTCAGCTCCTTCCTGCTGATCGGCTTTTGGAAGCACCTGCCCGAGGGCCGTCAGGGCGCGCGGATGGCGCTCACCGTGACCGGGCTCGGCGGGCTGTCGATGATCGCGGGGATGCTGATCCTCGGCCATATCGCGGGCAGCTACAACATCTCCGAGATCTTGCAGCACCGCGAGGCGATCCAGTCCTCGGAGCTCTACCTGCCCGCGCTGCTTCTGATCCTCGGCGGCGCCTTCACCAAATCGGCGCAGTTCCCGTTCCATTTCTGGCTGCCGCACGCGATGGCCGCGCCGACGCCGGTGTCGGCCTATCTGCATTCGGCCACGATGGTGAAGGCGGGGCTGTTCCTGATGGCGCGGCTCTGGCCGGTGCTCGCGGGGACGCCCGAATGGTTCTATATCGTGGCGACGGTGGGCCTCGTCACCATGCTGATCGGCGCGAAGATCGCGATCTTCAAGGATGACCTGAAGGCGCTGCTCGCTTTCTCGACCGTCTCGCATCTCGGCCTGATCACCTTCCTTCTGGGCCTTGGCACCAAGGCCGCGGCGGTGGCGGCGGTGTTCCACATCGTCAACCACGCGACCTTCAAGGCCGCGCTGTTCATGTCGGCCGGGATCGTCGATCACGAGACCCATACCCGCGATCTCTCGCGGCTGGGCGGTCTGCGCCATCTGATGCCGATCACCGCGACGATCGCGACGCTCGCCGCGCTCTCGATGGCGGGGATCCCGCTCTTCAACGGGTTCCTCTCGAAGGAGATGATGCTCGAGGAGGCCGCGCATACCGTCTGGGCGGGGGTGCCGTGGCTCGTGCCGGCGGTGGCGGCGCTCGCGGCGGTGTTCTCGGCGGCCTATTCCTTCCGCTTCATCCAGCACGGCTTCTTCGGCCCGGTGCGCGACGATTACCCCCTCAAACCCCATGATCCGAGCTTCGGCATGTGGGCAAGCCCGGCGTTTCTCGTCGTGCTGGTGGTGCTGATCGGGCTGATGCCGATGACCTTCGCGGGCTGGATCGTCGAGATGGCGGCCAATGCGGTCGTCGGCGGCGATCTGCACATGCACCCGATCAAACATTGGCACGGCTTCACCCCGGCGCTGGCGATGTCGCTGGTGGCGGTGATCGGCGGCCTCGCGATCCTTGCGGGCTTTGCGCCGCTCAAGCGGCTGTGGGAAGCGACCCCGCGCCCCGAGGCGAAGGCGATCTTCGACGCGATCGTGGGCGTGGCCGCGCGGGCGGCCACCGCGCTCACCGCGGGGCTCCATAACGGCGCGATGGCGCGCTATCTGATGCTCTTCACGCTCGGCGCGCTCGGCGCCGGGGTCTGGGCCTGGATGGGCGGCACGCAGGGCCCCGTGCTGCGCGAGATGCTGCCGGTGACGCCGGTCGCGGTGGTGGGCTGGCTGATGGCGGTGGTGGCCACGGGCTGCGTGATCGCCTTCCACCACAACCGCTTCCTCGCGCTCGTGCTGATCTCGATCGTCGGGCTGATCGTCTCGATCAGCTTCCTCTATCTCTCCGCGCCCGATCTTGCGCTGACGCAGATCTCGGTCGAGGTGGTCACCGCCGTGCTGATGCTGCTCGCGCTCAACTTCCTGCCGAAGACCACCAAGGTCGAATCCTCGAAACTCAAGATCGGCTTCGACGCGACGGTGGCGATCGCCGCCGGGCTCGCGGTCGGCGGGCTGATCTATGCGCTCCTGATGCGCGATTTCGCCTTCCCGACGATGGCCGCCTATCACCTCGCGAAATCCTATGAGCTCGGCGGCGGCGATAACGTCGTCAACGTGATTCTGGTCGATTTCCGCGGCTATGATACATATGGCGAGGTCACAGTGCTCGGCATTGCGGCGCTCTCGATCTTCGCGCTGACCGAGGCGCTCCTGAACGGCACCGCCTCGCGCAAGCTGATCGCCTGGCGCCCCGACATGGTGCGCGGCGGCGACAAGCACCCGCTGATCCTCTTGGTGGCGACGCGGGTGATGATGCCGATCGCGCTGCTTGTGGGGGTGTTCATCTTCCTGCGCGGGCACAACCTGCCGGGCGGGGGCTTCATCGCCGGGCTCGTCGTCTCGATCGCGCTGGTGATGCAATACATGGCCTCGGGCTTTGCCTGGACCCAGGCGCGCCAGAAGGTCTATTACCACGCGCTGATCGCGATGGGGGTGCTCGCCGCCGGGGTGACCGGCGCGGGGGCGTGGTTCAACGGGATGCCGTTCCTGACCTCCGATTTCGGCTATGTCAAACTGCCCGGGCTCGAGAAATTCGAGCTGGCCACCGCGGCGGGGTTCGACCTTGGCGTGTTCCTCGGTGTGGTCGGCTCGGTGATGCTGGCGCTTGGCGGGCTGAGCCGGCTGGCGCGGCGCGCGGCGGCCATGGATGAAGAACGCGGCGCCCATATCGTGGCCGAAAAGCCCGAGGCGCGCGAGGTCGCGGCGGCGGCCTCGGTGGCCTACCCCGACGGCACCCCCCTGCCCCGGCGCTGGCTTGCCGCGCGAGAGGAGAAACGCTGA
- a CDS encoding glucan biosynthesis protein, giving the protein MSAARSTTDLPLTRRRLLAGLGAGAFLASTTALPRIARAQETAAPAPAETPAEPAAAPQQPFSFDGLSEEMRQLATQPALPVEVPQSFVANLTYDDYRLIRFNPERARFNDIEGSEFQLHAFHMGWLFREPVLLYEVAGGQARLMGFDTDDFIYEREARQHVPEHAVLPGVAGFRLHTPLNRPDVFDELVAFQGASYFRALGRNSAYGLSARGLALNTGMSVAEEFPRFTRFYVERPEPGADTIIVHAAMESASLTGAYRFVIHPGEETAMDVTARLYFRADVEQLGVAPLTSMFLFAERNRHAFDDFRPNVHDSDGLGITRADGDLLWRPLANPPRLASSYFSETAPKSFGLYQRDREFDHYQDAAAFYERRPSCIVEPQGDWGRGAIRLVEIPSDLEVNDNIVAFWVPEAPAKAGDTREFAYRLRWGDLPYDESDDRAYVLETRAGIGGVSGVENTEGTRKFVIDFKGGLLGNLPGDVGDDLKIVTNVVNGEIKTQTLSHIWGTDIWRLVLDVAAPKDATVELNAHIAGYGRKLTETWLYQWIKA; this is encoded by the coding sequence ATGTCTGCCGCCCGATCCACCACCGACCTTCCGCTGACCCGTCGCCGCCTGCTCGCAGGGCTTGGTGCGGGGGCTTTCCTGGCCTCGACGACCGCCCTGCCGCGCATCGCGCGCGCTCAGGAAACGGCCGCCCCCGCGCCGGCCGAAACGCCCGCCGAACCCGCCGCCGCGCCGCAGCAGCCGTTCAGCTTCGATGGCCTCTCCGAGGAGATGCGCCAGCTCGCCACCCAGCCGGCCTTGCCCGTCGAGGTGCCGCAGAGCTTCGTGGCGAACCTGACCTATGATGATTACCGCCTGATCCGCTTCAACCCGGAGCGCGCGCGGTTCAACGACATCGAGGGCTCGGAGTTCCAGCTCCACGCCTTCCACATGGGCTGGCTCTTCCGCGAGCCGGTGCTGCTTTACGAGGTCGCCGGCGGCCAGGCGCGGCTGATGGGCTTCGACACCGACGATTTCATCTATGAGCGCGAGGCGCGCCAGCATGTCCCCGAACATGCGGTCCTGCCGGGCGTGGCGGGGTTCCGGCTCCATACGCCGCTCAACCGCCCCGATGTCTTCGACGAGCTGGTCGCCTTCCAGGGCGCCTCCTATTTCCGCGCGCTCGGCCGCAACTCGGCCTACGGGCTCTCGGCGCGGGGGCTTGCGCTCAACACCGGCATGTCGGTCGCCGAGGAATTCCCGCGCTTCACCCGTTTCTATGTGGAGCGCCCCGAGCCCGGCGCCGATACGATCATCGTCCATGCCGCGATGGAGAGCGCCTCGCTCACCGGCGCCTATCGCTTCGTGATCCACCCGGGCGAGGAAACCGCGATGGACGTCACCGCGCGGCTCTATTTCCGCGCCGATGTCGAGCAGCTCGGCGTTGCGCCGCTGACCTCGATGTTCCTCTTCGCCGAGCGCAACCGCCACGCCTTCGACGATTTCCGCCCGAATGTGCATGACAGCGACGGGCTCGGCATCACCCGGGCGGACGGCGATCTGCTCTGGCGCCCGCTCGCGAACCCGCCGCGCCTCGCCTCGAGCTATTTCTCCGAGACCGCGCCGAAGAGCTTCGGCCTCTATCAGCGCGACCGCGAGTTCGATCACTATCAGGACGCCGCCGCCTTCTACGAGCGCCGCCCGTCCTGCATCGTCGAGCCGCAGGGCGATTGGGGCCGCGGCGCGATCCGGCTGGTCGAGATCCCCTCCGATCTCGAGGTCAACGACAATATCGTCGCCTTCTGGGTGCCCGAGGCCCCCGCCAAGGCCGGCGATACGCGCGAATTCGCCTATCGGCTGCGCTGGGGCGATCTGCCCTATGACGAGAGCGACGACCGCGCCTATGTGCTCGAGACCCGCGCCGGCATCGGCGGCGTCTCCGGCGTCGAGAACACCGAGGGCACGCGCAAATTCGTCATTGATTTCAAGGGCGGACTGCTTGGCAACCTGCCGGGCGACGTGGGCGACGATCTCAAGATCGTCACCAATGTCGTCAATGGCGAGATCAAGACCCAGACGCTCTCGCATATCTGGGGCACGGATATCTGGCGGCTGGTACTCGATGTCGCAGCCCCCAAGGATGCAACCGTGGAACTGAATGCCCATATTGCGGGTTACGGACGCAAGCTGACTGAAACCTGGCTCTATCAATGGATCAAGGCATGA
- the mdoH gene encoding glucans biosynthesis glucosyltransferase MdoH → MSAGPKARAGLIALRGIAIALSLVAGLGAFWLFLQFGDADGLDALDILRALLILISTLWLAWGAIQALIGLTSFARPPAYDPAAPIRGRTAVLMPVYNEDPLATFSRVAAMDASLAAIGDPAEIHFAILSDTRNDTIARRELQLFAHLVEDRNGMGRFFYRRREMNTGKKAGNIEDFITRSGGAYDYAVILDADSLMEGETILQMIRRMEAEPRLGLLQTLPKVIRARSRFGRAMQFSASFFSPIFARGLAMMQGETGPFWGHNAIVRVRAFAESCGLPPLRGRPPFGGHVMSHDYVEAALLARARWIVRLDDDLGGSFEEGPENIVDHAKRDRRWCQGNLQHSRIIGAPGLRAWSRFVFAQGIMAYIAPLFWLGFILASIAAPLLAPPPDYFPEPYWPFPYFPPSAASKAIGLAIGIFGLLLLPKILIAARASWTGRAKGFGGAGLAFLSTLGELAFSSLTAPVLLMYATRSVFQVLLGRDGGWPTNNRGDGTLSLSESFAAAHWIVTIGLLGLIATYLFAPGLLLWLLPVGLPMIFAPVLLSWSSRPSTGRLMGVPTEYSPAPVMLLHDKIFADWTAALEHGAPDAAAPEKAHA, encoded by the coding sequence ATGTCCGCGGGCCCCAAGGCGCGCGCCGGGCTGATCGCCCTGCGCGGCATCGCGATCGCGCTCAGCCTCGTCGCAGGTCTGGGCGCGTTTTGGCTTTTCCTGCAGTTTGGCGATGCCGACGGGCTCGATGCGCTCGATATCCTGCGCGCGCTCCTGATCCTGATCTCGACGCTCTGGCTCGCCTGGGGGGCGATCCAGGCGCTGATCGGGCTGACCTCGTTTGCCCGCCCGCCCGCCTATGACCCCGCCGCCCCGATCCGCGGCCGCACCGCGGTCTTGATGCCGGTCTATAACGAGGACCCGCTCGCCACCTTCTCGCGCGTGGCCGCGATGGACGCCTCGCTCGCCGCGATCGGCGACCCGGCCGAGATCCATTTCGCGATCCTCTCCGATACCCGCAACGACACCATCGCGCGCCGCGAGCTCCAGCTCTTCGCGCACCTCGTCGAGGACCGCAACGGCATGGGGCGGTTCTTCTACCGCCGCCGCGAGATGAACACCGGCAAGAAGGCCGGCAATATCGAGGATTTCATCACCCGCTCGGGCGGCGCCTATGATTACGCCGTGATCCTCGATGCCGACAGCCTGATGGAGGGGGAGACGATCCTCCAGATGATCCGCCGGATGGAGGCCGAGCCGCGGCTCGGGCTGTTGCAGACCCTGCCCAAGGTGATCCGCGCCCGCTCGCGCTTTGGTCGCGCGATGCAATTCTCCGCCTCGTTCTTCTCGCCGATCTTCGCGCGCGGCCTCGCCATGATGCAGGGCGAGACCGGCCCGTTCTGGGGCCATAACGCCATCGTGCGGGTGCGCGCCTTCGCCGAGAGCTGTGGCCTGCCGCCCTTGCGCGGGCGCCCGCCCTTTGGTGGCCATGTGATGAGCCACGATTACGTCGAGGCGGCGCTTCTGGCGCGCGCGCGCTGGATCGTGCGGCTCGATGATGATCTGGGCGGCTCCTTCGAGGAAGGCCCCGAGAATATCGTCGACCATGCCAAGCGCGACCGGCGCTGGTGCCAGGGCAACTTGCAACATTCGCGCATCATCGGCGCGCCGGGGCTGCGGGCCTGGTCGCGGTTCGTCTTCGCGCAGGGGATCATGGCCTATATCGCGCCGCTGTTCTGGCTCGGCTTCATCCTCGCCTCGATCGCCGCGCCGCTGCTGGCGCCGCCGCCCGATTACTTCCCCGAGCCCTACTGGCCCTTCCCCTATTTCCCGCCCTCGGCCGCCTCCAAGGCGATCGGCCTCGCGATCGGCATCTTCGGTCTGCTGCTCCTGCCCAAGATCCTGATCGCGGCGCGGGCGTCCTGGACGGGGCGCGCGAAGGGCTTCGGCGGGGCGGGGCTTGCCTTCCTCTCGACGCTGGGGGAGCTCGCCTTTTCCTCGCTCACCGCGCCGGTGCTCCTGATGTATGCGACCCGCTCGGTGTTTCAGGTGCTGCTCGGCCGGGATGGCGGCTGGCCCACCAACAACCGCGGCGACGGCACGCTGAGCCTCTCGGAATCCTTCGCCGCCGCGCATTGGATCGTGACCATCGGCCTGCTCGGGCTGATCGCGACCTATCTCTTCGCGCCGGGGCTGTTGCTGTGGCTCCTGCCTGTCGGCCTGCCGATGATCTTCGCGCCGGTGCTGCTGTCGTGGTCCTCGCGCCCCTCGACGGGCCGGCTGATGGGAGTGCCGACGGAATATTCCCCTGCGCCCGTCATGCTGCTCCATGACAAGATCTTCGCTGATTGGACCGCCGCGCTCGAGCATGGTGCCCCCGACGCCGCCGCCCCCGAGAAAGCCCATGCCTGA
- a CDS encoding OpgC family protein: MPDKTPLPSGARDPRLDFFRGLSLVMIYLNHVPGTLYELITSRNFGHSDAAEGFVFMSGCAAALAYGPKLAGGLNVPSVRKIWGRSWLLYLVHLMTAAWAIAIISAAVKWFDGAALLDRNALMPLRDDPFAFLIGIATLGHQIGYVNILPMYAVLLLGAPFLIRLGQRSPMGLLAFTIAMWCVTGLFRLDLPNYPFEGGWFFNPLAWQLIFSIGILTGLALRGGTRFVPVKPWLVWPAAAWLLLCAIWVKSEYLMGALGHVVWHLRNWGVPFFLVDFDKTYVSGPRLLHILSLAYILSLPGIVPRIAASRAMAPVRKLGRHSLPVFATGTILAIFSQAVKEVHPGGFAQDSVLILGGLAIQYALASVRDWLREVDKRAAAPGSGPGAAIGAPPPAPNPRALSDMPIPESRWAARNAP, from the coding sequence ATGCCTGACAAGACCCCCCTGCCGAGCGGCGCGCGCGATCCGCGCCTCGATTTCTTCCGGGGCCTGAGCCTCGTGATGATCTATCTCAACCACGTGCCCGGCACGCTCTACGAGCTGATCACCTCGCGCAATTTCGGCCATTCCGACGCCGCCGAGGGCTTCGTCTTCATGTCGGGCTGCGCCGCCGCGCTCGCCTATGGGCCGAAGCTCGCCGGCGGGCTCAATGTGCCCTCGGTGCGCAAGATCTGGGGGCGGTCCTGGCTGCTCTATCTCGTCCACCTGATGACCGCCGCCTGGGCGATCGCGATCATCTCGGCCGCGGTGAAATGGTTTGACGGGGCGGCGCTTCTCGACCGCAACGCGCTGATGCCGCTCCGCGATGACCCCTTCGCCTTCCTGATCGGGATCGCGACGCTCGGCCATCAGATCGGCTATGTGAACATCTTGCCGATGTATGCGGTGTTGCTGCTTGGCGCGCCCTTCCTGATCCGCCTCGGCCAGCGCAGCCCGATGGGGCTTCTCGCCTTCACCATCGCGATGTGGTGCGTGACCGGGCTCTTCCGGCTCGATCTGCCGAATTATCCGTTCGAGGGCGGCTGGTTCTTCAACCCGCTCGCCTGGCAGCTGATCTTCTCGATCGGCATCCTGACGGGCCTCGCGCTGCGCGGCGGCACCCGCTTCGTGCCGGTGAAACCCTGGCTCGTCTGGCCGGCGGCGGCCTGGCTCCTGCTCTGCGCGATCTGGGTGAAATCCGAGTATCTGATGGGCGCGCTCGGCCATGTCGTCTGGCATCTGCGCAACTGGGGCGTGCCGTTCTTCCTCGTCGATTTCGACAAGACCTATGTCTCGGGGCCGCGGCTGCTGCATATCCTGTCGCTGGCCTATATCCTGAGCCTGCCCGGCATCGTGCCGCGGATCGCCGCCTCGCGGGCGATGGCGCCGGTGCGCAAGCTCGGCCGCCACAGCCTGCCGGTCTTCGCCACCGGCACGATCCTCGCGATCTTCTCGCAGGCGGTGAAAGAGGTGCATCCGGGCGGTTTTGCGCAAGATAGCGTGCTGATCCTCGGCGGGCTCGCGATCCAATATGCGCTGGCCTCGGTGCGCGACTGGCTGCGCGAGGTCGACAAGCGCGCGGCTGCGCCCGGTTCGGGCCCCGGCGCCGCGATCGGCGCGCCGCCCCCGGCGCCCAACCCGCGCGCGCTGAGCGACATGCCGATCCCGGAATCGCGCTGGGCGGCGCGCAACGCGCCCTGA
- a CDS encoding LysR family transcriptional regulator encodes MGFDNWDEIRTAYQVARVGTVSGAAEVLGVHHATVIRHVDALEERLGTKLFQRHPRGYTPTEAGQQLLAVGQATEDQFAQLAARIAGAGEEVSGELIITSLPTLSGFVLPALSELMQDHPGLKLHYLTDLRVFRLEYGEAHVAIRAGGRPTEPDNVVQPLGAHQAALYASAEYIERHGQPDPANLAGHRFIGPEQRDSRAPFFRWMADNVPPAQVVFRANDPEGQQAAVRNGIGLGFVPALEGRADPRLIEVMGPRPEWESPLWLVSHVDLHRTPKVQAALKALKARAARCEML; translated from the coding sequence ATGGGTTTTGACAACTGGGATGAGATTCGCACCGCCTATCAGGTGGCGCGCGTGGGCACGGTTTCGGGCGCGGCGGAGGTGCTTGGCGTGCACCATGCCACGGTGATCCGCCATGTCGATGCGCTCGAGGAGCGGCTCGGCACCAAGCTCTTTCAGCGCCACCCGCGCGGCTATACGCCGACCGAGGCGGGCCAGCAGCTCCTCGCCGTCGGGCAGGCCACCGAGGATCAGTTCGCCCAGCTCGCGGCGCGGATCGCGGGGGCGGGCGAGGAGGTCTCGGGCGAGCTGATCATCACCTCGCTGCCGACGCTTTCGGGTTTCGTTCTGCCCGCGCTTTCGGAGCTGATGCAAGATCACCCCGGGCTCAAGCTGCATTATCTGACCGATCTGCGGGTGTTCCGGCTCGAATATGGCGAGGCGCATGTCGCGATCCGCGCCGGCGGGCGGCCGACCGAGCCCGACAACGTGGTGCAGCCGCTCGGCGCGCATCAGGCGGCGCTCTATGCCTCGGCGGAGTATATCGAGCGCCACGGCCAGCCCGATCCGGCCAATCTCGCCGGCCATCGCTTCATCGGCCCAGAGCAGCGCGACAGCCGCGCGCCGTTCTTCCGCTGGATGGCCGACAATGTGCCGCCCGCGCAGGTGGTGTTCCGCGCCAATGACCCCGAGGGCCAGCAGGCGGCGGTGCGCAACGGCATCGGGCTGGGCTTTGTGCCCGCGCTCGAGGGGCGGGCCGATCCGCGGCTCATCGAGGTGATGGGGCCGCGGCCGGAGTGGGAATCGCCGCTGTGGCTGGTGAGCCATGTCGATTTGCACCGCACGCCCAAGGTTCAGGCCGCGCTGAAGGCGCTCAAGGCACGGGCCGCGCGCTGCGAGATGCTCTGA
- a CDS encoding FMN-dependent NADH-azoreductase has translation MTKILKIDSSIKGPASVTRKLTDEIVAKLGGTVTERDTTSIPLIDGTWIGAAYTPKDARTAEQNATLALSDELIAEIKAAEVIVIGAPIYNFGVTGPLKAWIDQICRVGETFQYTEAGPQGLVGAKRVIVAYASGGVPLGSAYDLATAYIKQVLGFIGITDVSFVAAEGVAVDEAAAVARAEAQIAALAA, from the coding sequence ATGACGAAGATTCTCAAGATCGACAGTTCGATCAAAGGCCCGGCCTCGGTCACCCGCAAACTCACCGACGAGATCGTCGCGAAACTCGGCGGCACCGTCACCGAGCGCGACACCACCTCGATCCCGCTGATCGACGGCACCTGGATCGGCGCGGCCTATACCCCCAAGGACGCCCGCACCGCCGAGCAAAACGCCACGCTCGCGCTCTCGGATGAACTGATCGCCGAGATCAAGGCCGCCGAGGTGATCGTCATCGGCGCGCCGATCTACAACTTCGGCGTGACCGGCCCGCTCAAGGCCTGGATCGACCAGATCTGCCGCGTGGGCGAGACCTTCCAATATACCGAAGCCGGCCCGCAAGGCCTCGTCGGCGCCAAACGCGTGATCGTGGCCTATGCCTCGGGCGGCGTGCCGCTCGGCTCGGCCTATGACCTCGCCACCGCCTATATCAAGCAGGTTCTCGGCTTCATCGGCATCACCGATGTGAGCTTCGTGGCCGCCGAGGGCGTCGCCGTGGACGAGGCGGCCGCCGTGGCCCGCGCCGAGGCGCAGATCGCCGCGCTGGCCGCCTGA
- the dapA gene encoding 4-hydroxy-tetrahydrodipicolinate synthase, translated as MFKGSFPALITPFKNGELDLDTLKKLVEWHIAEGSHGLVPVGTTGESPTLSHDEHNRVIEEVVKAAAGRLKVIAGAGSNATAEGIELIRHAQDAGADAALVVTPYYNKPTQGGMIAHFTAMHDACDLPIIIYNIPGRSVVDMSPETMGELAKLPRIIGVKDATGDLARVAKQRMTCGTDFIQLSGEDATAVGFNAMGGVGCISVTANVAPKLCAQMQEATLAGDYAKALEYQDKLMPLHIAIFLEPGVAGAKYALSKLGMCAAEVRLPLTELSDATKAKIDAAMEFAGLI; from the coding sequence ATGTTCAAAGGGTCCTTCCCCGCACTCATCACGCCGTTCAAGAACGGCGAGCTGGATCTCGACACGCTCAAGAAACTTGTCGAATGGCATATCGCCGAGGGCAGCCATGGGCTCGTGCCGGTCGGCACCACCGGCGAGAGCCCGACGCTGAGCCATGACGAGCACAATCGCGTGATCGAAGAGGTGGTGAAAGCCGCCGCGGGGCGGCTCAAGGTGATCGCGGGCGCGGGCTCGAACGCCACCGCCGAGGGGATCGAGCTGATCCGCCACGCCCAGGACGCCGGCGCCGATGCCGCGCTCGTCGTGACGCCCTATTACAACAAGCCGACCCAGGGCGGCATGATCGCGCATTTCACCGCGATGCATGATGCCTGCGACCTGCCGATCATCATCTACAACATCCCGGGCCGCTCGGTCGTCGACATGAGCCCCGAGACGATGGGCGAACTCGCGAAACTGCCGCGCATCATCGGCGTGAAGGACGCGACCGGCGATCTCGCGCGCGTGGCGAAACAGCGCATGACCTGCGGCACGGACTTCATCCAACTCTCGGGCGAGGATGCGACCGCGGTCGGCTTCAACGCGATGGGCGGGGTGGGCTGCATCTCGGTCACTGCGAACGTCGCGCCGAAGCTCTGCGCGCAGATGCAGGAAGCGACGCTCGCGGGCGATTACGCCAAGGCGCTGGAGTATCAGGACAAGCTGATGCCGCTCCATATCGCGATCTTCCTCGAGCCGGGGGTGGCCGGGGCGAAATATGCGCTCTCGAAGCTCGGCATGTGCGCGGCCGAGGTGCGGCTGCCGCTGACCGAGCTTTCCGACGCGACCAAGGCGAAGATCGACGCGGCGATGGAATTTGCCGGGCTGATCTGA